DNA sequence from the Chitinophaga flava genome:
TTGTTGCTGCCACCACTGATTTATCTCGAACAAACCCAAACCGGCAACCAGCAAAGCTTCTGGCAGTTTTATCCAAAAGCTGTCCGTATGGCTTTGTTACCTGAAAACTGGCACCACCTGTGGGTCATCTTTTGCCTGGCCATTTATATGGTGCTGATGGTTCCACTACTGAACTGGACCCGTACCGCTGCTGCCCGCAAAACCCAGCAACGGCTGCTGGTACTGGCTGCCGGCAGACGGGTATATGCCTTGTTACTCCCCATAGCCGGACTTTTTGCTGCCAGCATCGTCCTGCAGCTACCAGGATATGCAACCAGTTTCCTTTACTGGTGGATATTGCTGCTGACCGGATTCTGCTGCATGCTGCAGCCACAGCTGATGGACAGCCTGGAACGCAATCGCCGTTGTTCGCTGCTCCTGCTGCTGATCGCCATTATCACCATCATCATTCTCCGCCACTTTGATCCTCAGGGATGGATACAGCTAATGCTGGAACCACTGCACGCAGGCCTGTGGGTATTTGTACTTACCGGTTATGGTAAAAAATATCTGGACCTGGAACATCCCTTACGGCCATATGCCAACCTCTTCGCCTATCCGTTTTATATGCTGCAACAGCCGCTGATCATGCTCATTTCGGGGTATGTTATGCAATGGGAGTACCCTATGGTGATGGAATACATTTTCGTTGTACTCAGCACCTACCTTATTGCCATCGTTGTATTTAATATGCTCATCAAACCTTTTGTGCTGACTCGTTTTTTCTTTGGTATAAAACCTGGAAGACCGCCAATGGTCACCGGTAAGGTAGTGAAAGTGCCCACGCCTCCTTCCGATTTTTTTTACTAACTTGATCTGATGGAACAGTTCTGGCGCAAATACATTTTCCCTGTCTTATATACTTTCATCATCGCCGCCAGCATGCGGCTGATCAATGCGGTCCTTACCGGCTTCCGCTTCTGGGAAAGAAGCTGGGAAGAGACTGCTATAGAATGTCTGCTGCTGACAACAGGATATGCATATTCCTATGTGCTGAACTATCTCCTCCGGAAATATCAACAACAACCCAAACCTCCTTCCGCCATAAAGGAGTATCTGGTAGTGGCAGGGGTGATCATTTTGATGACCGATGGTTTTATCCTGCCCATCCAGCATTTTACTGGTGAGCGGGGTTGTGAACTATATGATGTGATCAACTTCACACTGATTCCTACTTTGTTTTACCTGCTGTATTATGTGATCAAGCGTGCCAACGCCTCCATGAAAAAAAGCTACGAGCAGCAGCTGCTGCTCGAGAAAATCAGCAACGATCAACTGCAGACAGAACTGCGTTTCCTCAAAGCCCAGTTCCATCCCCACTTCCTGTTTAATGCGCTCAATACCGTTTATTTTCAGATGGATGAAAGCGTAGGCACAGCCAAACATACTGTCGAAAAACTGTCCGAACTGCTCCGCTACCAACTGTACGATCATCAACAGACCGTTACGGTAGGAGCGGAGCTGCAATACATGCAGTCCTATATCGATCTGCAGAAAAGCCGCATGAACGACCATCTCCAGTTACAGGTTAAAATTGATGAACAGCTGAACAAACAAAACGTTTACCCGTTATTGTTATTGCCATTGGTAGAAAACGCTTTCAAATACGCCGGCGGCGACTACTGGATCAATATTTCCGCCAGCCTGCAAAACGGATGGCTCGTATTCCATGTGAGCAATGCCGTACCCCAGATAGCAACCAAACACCGCAAAGGCGGGATAGGCCTCGAAAATCTCCGGCGGCGCCTTGCCCTCCTCTATCCCGGCAAACATGCCCTCGATATCAATACCTGCCAGCATAACTATTCGGCAGATTTAAAAATAGCCTTATGAAGATCAGCTGTATTATCACTGACGACGAGCCTGTAGCAAGAAAAGGATTAGCCGGATATGTCGAAAAAATCGATTTCCTGTCACTCGCCGGCATCTGCGAAGATGCCCTGTCACTCAACAATCTCCTCCGGCGGCAACCAGTAGATCTGCTTTTCCTCGATATTGAAATGCCTTATATCAACGGTGTAGAACTCCTGGAAAGCCTCTCCCAGCCCCCCAAGGTCATTTTTACCACTGCCTACGAACAGTACGCCCTCAAAGGCTTCGAGCTGGACGCCATCGACTATCTGATGAAACCCATCTCTTTCGAAAGATTCCTGAAAGCAGCCAACAGAGCCCGGGAAATATTTGCACCACCCACCCCCTCCATCACCACAGAAAGGGATATCTACATCAAAACCGGGGAAAAACTGGTACGGATCATGCTCG
Encoded proteins:
- a CDS encoding acyltransferase family protein, translating into MHTHTCRLAYLDWLRVLAILGVFLFTAARPFTPGIPAPLPDKIDYMLNSSCIPLLFFISGAVSLHMALKRNKTKMVLLWIRRLLIPLITGMLLLLPPLIYLEQTQTGNQQSFWQFYPKAVRMALLPENWHHLWVIFCLAIYMVLMVPLLNWTRTAAARKTQQRLLVLAAGRRVYALLLPIAGLFAASIVLQLPGYATSFLYWWILLLTGFCCMLQPQLMDSLERNRRCSLLLLLIAIITIIILRHFDPQGWIQLMLEPLHAGLWVFVLTGYGKKYLDLEHPLRPYANLFAYPFYMLQQPLIMLISGYVMQWEYPMVMEYIFVVLSTYLIAIVVFNMLIKPFVLTRFFFGIKPGRPPMVTGKVVKVPTPPSDFFY
- a CDS encoding sensor histidine kinase — protein: MEQFWRKYIFPVLYTFIIAASMRLINAVLTGFRFWERSWEETAIECLLLTTGYAYSYVLNYLLRKYQQQPKPPSAIKEYLVVAGVIILMTDGFILPIQHFTGERGCELYDVINFTLIPTLFYLLYYVIKRANASMKKSYEQQLLLEKISNDQLQTELRFLKAQFHPHFLFNALNTVYFQMDESVGTAKHTVEKLSELLRYQLYDHQQTVTVGAELQYMQSYIDLQKSRMNDHLQLQVKIDEQLNKQNVYPLLLLPLVENAFKYAGGDYWINISASLQNGWLVFHVSNAVPQIATKHRKGGIGLENLRRRLALLYPGKHALDINTCQHNYSADLKIAL
- a CDS encoding LytR/AlgR family response regulator transcription factor → MKISCIITDDEPVARKGLAGYVEKIDFLSLAGICEDALSLNNLLRRQPVDLLFLDIEMPYINGVELLESLSQPPKVIFTTAYEQYALKGFELDAIDYLMKPISFERFLKAANRAREIFAPPTPSITTERDIYIKTGEKLVRIMLEDIIYIEAMENYVYIHTTTGRYLTHATLKAVAENVTGPEFVQTHKSYIINTRKITSIEGNMIDMGGAAVPVSRGLKDSVMNTILKDKLLKK